The following are encoded in a window of Oncorhynchus mykiss isolate Arlee chromosome 11, USDA_OmykA_1.1, whole genome shotgun sequence genomic DNA:
- the LOC110535277 gene encoding aspartyl/asparaginyl beta-hydroxylase isoform X15, translated as MAPRKNFRNQAKKEVKPAAVVNKNGVKVEASVAASGGGFSGTKIFTWFMVLALLGVWSSVAVVWFDLVDYDNVIAERAKEFRFNFSEVLQGKLSAYDADGDGDFDVEDAKVLLGLKERPVSVLLREAKEDYAVKEPDAAPTPDDDAAVPLPPISDDFIPDDSRDEATHPYEDENNAIDTKGELVEKAQPQQTVEESKQYNNQPGSYNNQPGSPETKETEAESVPEPEADVEPEVESVPEPEADVEPEVESVPELEAEFVPELKAKKKKPKLLNKFEKTIKTEIDAAEKLRKKGKVEEAVRAFETLVLQYPQSPRCRYGKALAEDGLAEKMLSNDMLQKAIGTYKEASELPNATPDLIKATLKKRAERQQFLGRMRGALATLEKLVQIFPEDMALKNDLGVAHLLIGDNNSAKRVYEEVLATAPSDGFAKVHYGFILKSENKIAESIPFLRDGLESGDPGTDDGRFYFHLGDALQRMGDDSAYKWYERGHQRGHFASVWQRSLYNVDGLKAQPWWTPKDTGYMDLVKTLERNWRIIRDEAQSVMDKTTGLFVPEEENLREKGEWGQFTLWQQGKKAGESCRSVPKTCGLLERYPEATGCKRGQIKFSVMQPGTHVWPHTGPTNCRLRMHLGLVIPKTGCKIRCTNDTRAWEEGKVLIFDDSFEHEVWQDADSYRLIFIVDVWHPELTQYQRQTLSPI; from the exons AGGTGAAGCCTGCAGCAGTGGTGAATAAGAATGGTGTGAAAGTGGAGGCTTCTGTTGCTGCTAGTGGTGGTGGTTTTAGCGGAACAAAGATCTTCACCTGGTTCATGGTGCTGGCCCTGCTGGGGGTTTGGAGCTCTGTGGCCGTGGTGTGGTTTGACCTGGTGGACTACGACAATGTCATCG CAGAGAGAGCAAAGGAATTCCGTTTTAACTTTTCAGAGGTTTTACAAG GTAAACTTTCAGCGTATGACGCAGACGGCGACGGCGACTTCGATGTGGAGGACGCCAAAGTACTACTCG GACTGAAGGAGAGGCCGGTTTCTGTGTTGCTGAGGGAAGCCAAGGAGGATTATGCTGTGAAAGAACCAG ATGCTGCCCCCACTCCGGATGATGATG ctgctgtccctctccctccgATATCGGATGATTTTATCCCAG ATGATAGTAGAGATGAAGCAACACATCCTTATG AGGATGAAAACAATGCCATTGACACGAAAGGAG AATTGGTTGAGAAGGCACAGCCACAGCAGACAGTAG AAGAGTCAAAGCAATACAACAACCAACCAGGCTCCTACAACAACCAACCAGGCTCCCCGGAGACAAAGGAAACag AGGCTGAATCAGTCCCAGAACCGGAGGCTGACGTGGAACCAGAGGTGGAATCTGTTCCGGAACCGGAGGCTGACGTGGAACCAGAGGTGGAATCTGTTCCGGAACTGGAAGCTGAATTTGTTCCAGAACTGAAAG CCAAAAAGAAGAAGCCCAAACTCCTGAATAAATTTGAGAAAACGATCAAGACGGAGATTGACGCTGCTGAGAAGTTACGTAAAAAG GGGAAAGTGGAAGAGGCTGTCCGGGCTTTTGAAACTCTAGTGCTGCAGTATCCTCAGAGTCCCAGATGTCGCTATGGGAAAGCCCTG GCTGAGGATGGCCTGGCAGAGAAGATGCTCAGCAACGACATGCTGCAGAAGGCCATCGGCACATACAAGGAGGCGTCAGAGCTGCCCAACGCCACACCTGACCTCATCAAGGCCACACTGAAGAAACGGGCTGAGCGTCAGCAGTTCCTCG gTCGTATGAGGGGTGCCTTGGCCACGTTGGAGAAACTGGTACAGATCTTCCCTGAGGACATGGCCCTGAAGAACGATCTGGGCGTGGCCCACCTGCTCATCGGAGACAACAACAGTGCCAAGAGGGTCTACGAGGAG GTGTTGGCCACTGCACCAAGTGACGGCTTTGCTAAAGTCCATTACGGCTTCATCCTCAAATCAGAAAACAAGATCGCAGAGAGCATCCCATTCCTCAGG GATGGTTTGGAATCAGGAGACCCTGGCACAGACGACGGCAGGTTTTACTTCCACCTCGGAGACGCTTTACAGAGAATGGGAGACGACAGT GCCTACAAGTGGTATGAGAGAGGGCACCAGAGAGGTCACTTTGCCTCCGTATGGCAGCGATCTCTTTATAATGTGGACGGTCTCAAAGCCCAGCCATGGTGGACGCCCAAGGACACTGGATATATGGATCTAGTCAAG ACCCTGGAGAGGAACTGGAGGATCATCAGGGACGAGGCCCAGTCTGTGATGGATAAAACCACTGGCCTCTTTGTTCCAGAGGAGGAGAACCTCAGAGAAAAAGGGGAGTGGGGCCAGTTCACCCTCTGGCAGCAAG GCAAGAAGGCAGGGGAGTCCTGCCGCAGTGTTCCAAAGACCTGTGGCCTGTTGGAGCGCTACCCAGAGGCTACAGGCTGCAAGAGAGGACAG ATCAAGTTCTCGGTGATGCAGCCTGGTACTCACGTCTGGCCCCACACGGGGCCCACCAACTGTCGCCTGCGCATGCACCTGGGCCTGGTCATCCCCAAGACGGGCTGCAAGATCAGGTGCACCAACGATACCAG GGCTTGGGAGGAGGGGAAAGTGCTCATCTTTGATGATTCCTTTGAGCATGAGGTGTGGCAGGACGCCGACAGTTACCGGCTCATCTTCATCGTGGACGTGTGGCACCCCGAGCTCACCCAGTACCAACGGCAGACTCTATCCCCCATTTAG
- the LOC110535277 gene encoding aspartyl/asparaginyl beta-hydroxylase isoform X17, producing the protein MAPRKNFRNQAKKEVKPAAVVNKNGVKVEASVAASGGGFSGTKIFTWFMVLALLGVWSSVAVVWFDLVDYDNVIERAKEFRFNFSEVLQGKLSAYDADGDGDFDVEDAKVLLGLKERPVSVLLREAKEDYAVKEPAAVPLPPISDDFIPDDSRDEATHPYEDENNAIDTKGELVEKAQPQQTVEESKQYNNQPGSYNNQPGSPETKETVQLRYNAEAESVPEPEADVEPEVESVPEPEADVEPEVESVPELEAEFVPELKAKKKKPKLLNKFEKTIKTEIDAAEKLRKKGKVEEAVRAFETLVLQYPQSPRCRYGKALAEDGLAEKMLSNDMLQKAIGTYKEASELPNATPDLIKATLKKRAERQQFLGRMRGALATLEKLVQIFPEDMALKNDLGVAHLLIGDNNSAKRVYEEVLATAPSDGFAKVHYGFILKSENKIAESIPFLRDGLESGDPGTDDGRFYFHLGDALQRMGDDSAYKWYERGHQRGHFASVWQRSLYNVDGLKAQPWWTPKDTGYMDLVKTLERNWRIIRDEAQSVMDKTTGLFVPEEENLREKGEWGQFTLWQQGKKAGESCRSVPKTCGLLERYPEATGCKRGQIKFSVMQPGTHVWPHTGPTNCRLRMHLGLVIPKTGCKIRCTNDTRAWEEGKVLIFDDSFEHEVWQDADSYRLIFIVDVWHPELTQYQRQTLSPI; encoded by the exons AGGTGAAGCCTGCAGCAGTGGTGAATAAGAATGGTGTGAAAGTGGAGGCTTCTGTTGCTGCTAGTGGTGGTGGTTTTAGCGGAACAAAGATCTTCACCTGGTTCATGGTGCTGGCCCTGCTGGGGGTTTGGAGCTCTGTGGCCGTGGTGTGGTTTGACCTGGTGGACTACGACAATGTCATCG AGAGAGCAAAGGAATTCCGTTTTAACTTTTCAGAGGTTTTACAAG GTAAACTTTCAGCGTATGACGCAGACGGCGACGGCGACTTCGATGTGGAGGACGCCAAAGTACTACTCG GACTGAAGGAGAGGCCGGTTTCTGTGTTGCTGAGGGAAGCCAAGGAGGATTATGCTGTGAAAGAACCAG ctgctgtccctctccctccgATATCGGATGATTTTATCCCAG ATGATAGTAGAGATGAAGCAACACATCCTTATG AGGATGAAAACAATGCCATTGACACGAAAGGAG AATTGGTTGAGAAGGCACAGCCACAGCAGACAGTAG AAGAGTCAAAGCAATACAACAACCAACCAGGCTCCTACAACAACCAACCAGGCTCCCCGGAGACAAAGGAAACag TACAACTGCGATACAATGCAGAGGCTGAATCAGTCCCAGAACCGGAGGCTGACGTGGAACCAGAGGTGGAATCTGTTCCGGAACCGGAGGCTGACGTGGAACCAGAGGTGGAATCTGTTCCGGAACTGGAAGCTGAATTTGTTCCAGAACTGAAAG CCAAAAAGAAGAAGCCCAAACTCCTGAATAAATTTGAGAAAACGATCAAGACGGAGATTGACGCTGCTGAGAAGTTACGTAAAAAG GGGAAAGTGGAAGAGGCTGTCCGGGCTTTTGAAACTCTAGTGCTGCAGTATCCTCAGAGTCCCAGATGTCGCTATGGGAAAGCCCTG GCTGAGGATGGCCTGGCAGAGAAGATGCTCAGCAACGACATGCTGCAGAAGGCCATCGGCACATACAAGGAGGCGTCAGAGCTGCCCAACGCCACACCTGACCTCATCAAGGCCACACTGAAGAAACGGGCTGAGCGTCAGCAGTTCCTCG gTCGTATGAGGGGTGCCTTGGCCACGTTGGAGAAACTGGTACAGATCTTCCCTGAGGACATGGCCCTGAAGAACGATCTGGGCGTGGCCCACCTGCTCATCGGAGACAACAACAGTGCCAAGAGGGTCTACGAGGAG GTGTTGGCCACTGCACCAAGTGACGGCTTTGCTAAAGTCCATTACGGCTTCATCCTCAAATCAGAAAACAAGATCGCAGAGAGCATCCCATTCCTCAGG GATGGTTTGGAATCAGGAGACCCTGGCACAGACGACGGCAGGTTTTACTTCCACCTCGGAGACGCTTTACAGAGAATGGGAGACGACAGT GCCTACAAGTGGTATGAGAGAGGGCACCAGAGAGGTCACTTTGCCTCCGTATGGCAGCGATCTCTTTATAATGTGGACGGTCTCAAAGCCCAGCCATGGTGGACGCCCAAGGACACTGGATATATGGATCTAGTCAAG ACCCTGGAGAGGAACTGGAGGATCATCAGGGACGAGGCCCAGTCTGTGATGGATAAAACCACTGGCCTCTTTGTTCCAGAGGAGGAGAACCTCAGAGAAAAAGGGGAGTGGGGCCAGTTCACCCTCTGGCAGCAAG GCAAGAAGGCAGGGGAGTCCTGCCGCAGTGTTCCAAAGACCTGTGGCCTGTTGGAGCGCTACCCAGAGGCTACAGGCTGCAAGAGAGGACAG ATCAAGTTCTCGGTGATGCAGCCTGGTACTCACGTCTGGCCCCACACGGGGCCCACCAACTGTCGCCTGCGCATGCACCTGGGCCTGGTCATCCCCAAGACGGGCTGCAAGATCAGGTGCACCAACGATACCAG GGCTTGGGAGGAGGGGAAAGTGCTCATCTTTGATGATTCCTTTGAGCATGAGGTGTGGCAGGACGCCGACAGTTACCGGCTCATCTTCATCGTGGACGTGTGGCACCCCGAGCTCACCCAGTACCAACGGCAGACTCTATCCCCCATTTAG
- the LOC110535277 gene encoding aspartyl/asparaginyl beta-hydroxylase isoform X1: MAPRKNFRNQAKKEVKPAAVVNKNGVKVEASVAASGGGFSGTKIFTWFMVLALLGVWSSVAVVWFDLVDYDNVIAERAKEFRFNFSEVLQGKLSAYDADGDGDFDVEDAKVLLDEKEIKVPAPKMERLKKGLKERPVSVLLREAKEDYAVKEPDAAPTPDDDVDGSQNTDVESEIQAAVPLPPISDDFIPDDSRDEATHPYEDENNAIDTKGELVEKAQPQQTVEESKQYNNQPGSYNNQPGSPETKETVQLRYNAEAESVPEPEADVEPEVESVPEPEADVEPEVESVPELEAEFVPELKAKKKKPKLLNKFEKTIKTEIDAAEKLRKKGKVEEAVRAFETLVLQYPQSPRCRYGKALAEDGLAEKMLSNDMLQKAIGTYKEASELPNATPDLIKATLKKRAERQQFLGRMRGALATLEKLVQIFPEDMALKNDLGVAHLLIGDNNSAKRVYEEVLATAPSDGFAKVHYGFILKSENKIAESIPFLRDGLESGDPGTDDGRFYFHLGDALQRMGDDSAYKWYERGHQRGHFASVWQRSLYNVDGLKAQPWWTPKDTGYMDLVKTLERNWRIIRDEAQSVMDKTTGLFVPEEENLREKGEWGQFTLWQQGKKAGESCRSVPKTCGLLERYPEATGCKRGQIKFSVMQPGTHVWPHTGPTNCRLRMHLGLVIPKTGCKIRCTNDTRAWEEGKVLIFDDSFEHEVWQDADSYRLIFIVDVWHPELTQYQRQTLSPI, from the exons AGGTGAAGCCTGCAGCAGTGGTGAATAAGAATGGTGTGAAAGTGGAGGCTTCTGTTGCTGCTAGTGGTGGTGGTTTTAGCGGAACAAAGATCTTCACCTGGTTCATGGTGCTGGCCCTGCTGGGGGTTTGGAGCTCTGTGGCCGTGGTGTGGTTTGACCTGGTGGACTACGACAATGTCATCG CAGAGAGAGCAAAGGAATTCCGTTTTAACTTTTCAGAGGTTTTACAAG GTAAACTTTCAGCGTATGACGCAGACGGCGACGGCGACTTCGATGTGGAGGACGCCAAAGTACTACTCG ATGAAAAAGAGATCAAAGTTCCTGCTCCCAAAATGGAAAGGCTGAAAAAAG GACTGAAGGAGAGGCCGGTTTCTGTGTTGCTGAGGGAAGCCAAGGAGGATTATGCTGTGAAAGAACCAG ATGCTGCCCCCACTCCGGATGATGATG TTGATGGATCTCAGAACACGGATGTGGAATCTGAAATCCAAG ctgctgtccctctccctccgATATCGGATGATTTTATCCCAG ATGATAGTAGAGATGAAGCAACACATCCTTATG AGGATGAAAACAATGCCATTGACACGAAAGGAG AATTGGTTGAGAAGGCACAGCCACAGCAGACAGTAG AAGAGTCAAAGCAATACAACAACCAACCAGGCTCCTACAACAACCAACCAGGCTCCCCGGAGACAAAGGAAACag TACAACTGCGATACAATGCAGAGGCTGAATCAGTCCCAGAACCGGAGGCTGACGTGGAACCAGAGGTGGAATCTGTTCCGGAACCGGAGGCTGACGTGGAACCAGAGGTGGAATCTGTTCCGGAACTGGAAGCTGAATTTGTTCCAGAACTGAAAG CCAAAAAGAAGAAGCCCAAACTCCTGAATAAATTTGAGAAAACGATCAAGACGGAGATTGACGCTGCTGAGAAGTTACGTAAAAAG GGGAAAGTGGAAGAGGCTGTCCGGGCTTTTGAAACTCTAGTGCTGCAGTATCCTCAGAGTCCCAGATGTCGCTATGGGAAAGCCCTG GCTGAGGATGGCCTGGCAGAGAAGATGCTCAGCAACGACATGCTGCAGAAGGCCATCGGCACATACAAGGAGGCGTCAGAGCTGCCCAACGCCACACCTGACCTCATCAAGGCCACACTGAAGAAACGGGCTGAGCGTCAGCAGTTCCTCG gTCGTATGAGGGGTGCCTTGGCCACGTTGGAGAAACTGGTACAGATCTTCCCTGAGGACATGGCCCTGAAGAACGATCTGGGCGTGGCCCACCTGCTCATCGGAGACAACAACAGTGCCAAGAGGGTCTACGAGGAG GTGTTGGCCACTGCACCAAGTGACGGCTTTGCTAAAGTCCATTACGGCTTCATCCTCAAATCAGAAAACAAGATCGCAGAGAGCATCCCATTCCTCAGG GATGGTTTGGAATCAGGAGACCCTGGCACAGACGACGGCAGGTTTTACTTCCACCTCGGAGACGCTTTACAGAGAATGGGAGACGACAGT GCCTACAAGTGGTATGAGAGAGGGCACCAGAGAGGTCACTTTGCCTCCGTATGGCAGCGATCTCTTTATAATGTGGACGGTCTCAAAGCCCAGCCATGGTGGACGCCCAAGGACACTGGATATATGGATCTAGTCAAG ACCCTGGAGAGGAACTGGAGGATCATCAGGGACGAGGCCCAGTCTGTGATGGATAAAACCACTGGCCTCTTTGTTCCAGAGGAGGAGAACCTCAGAGAAAAAGGGGAGTGGGGCCAGTTCACCCTCTGGCAGCAAG GCAAGAAGGCAGGGGAGTCCTGCCGCAGTGTTCCAAAGACCTGTGGCCTGTTGGAGCGCTACCCAGAGGCTACAGGCTGCAAGAGAGGACAG ATCAAGTTCTCGGTGATGCAGCCTGGTACTCACGTCTGGCCCCACACGGGGCCCACCAACTGTCGCCTGCGCATGCACCTGGGCCTGGTCATCCCCAAGACGGGCTGCAAGATCAGGTGCACCAACGATACCAG GGCTTGGGAGGAGGGGAAAGTGCTCATCTTTGATGATTCCTTTGAGCATGAGGTGTGGCAGGACGCCGACAGTTACCGGCTCATCTTCATCGTGGACGTGTGGCACCCCGAGCTCACCCAGTACCAACGGCAGACTCTATCCCCCATTTAG
- the LOC110535277 gene encoding aspartyl/asparaginyl beta-hydroxylase isoform X4 gives MAPRKNFRNQAKKEVKPAAVVNKNGVKVEASVAASGGGFSGTKIFTWFMVLALLGVWSSVAVVWFDLVDYDNVIAERAKEFRFNFSEVLQGKLSAYDADGDGDFDVEDAKVLLDEKEIKVPAPKMERLKKGLKERPVSVLLREAKEDYAVKEPDAAPTPDDDAAVPLPPISDDFIPDDSRDEATHPYEDENNAIDTKGELVEKAQPQQTVEESKQYNNQPGSYNNQPGSPETKETVQLRYNAEAESVPEPEADVEPEVESVPEPEADVEPEVESVPELEAEFVPELKAKKKKPKLLNKFEKTIKTEIDAAEKLRKKGKVEEAVRAFETLVLQYPQSPRCRYGKALAEDGLAEKMLSNDMLQKAIGTYKEASELPNATPDLIKATLKKRAERQQFLGRMRGALATLEKLVQIFPEDMALKNDLGVAHLLIGDNNSAKRVYEEVLATAPSDGFAKVHYGFILKSENKIAESIPFLRDGLESGDPGTDDGRFYFHLGDALQRMGDDSAYKWYERGHQRGHFASVWQRSLYNVDGLKAQPWWTPKDTGYMDLVKTLERNWRIIRDEAQSVMDKTTGLFVPEEENLREKGEWGQFTLWQQGKKAGESCRSVPKTCGLLERYPEATGCKRGQIKFSVMQPGTHVWPHTGPTNCRLRMHLGLVIPKTGCKIRCTNDTRAWEEGKVLIFDDSFEHEVWQDADSYRLIFIVDVWHPELTQYQRQTLSPI, from the exons AGGTGAAGCCTGCAGCAGTGGTGAATAAGAATGGTGTGAAAGTGGAGGCTTCTGTTGCTGCTAGTGGTGGTGGTTTTAGCGGAACAAAGATCTTCACCTGGTTCATGGTGCTGGCCCTGCTGGGGGTTTGGAGCTCTGTGGCCGTGGTGTGGTTTGACCTGGTGGACTACGACAATGTCATCG CAGAGAGAGCAAAGGAATTCCGTTTTAACTTTTCAGAGGTTTTACAAG GTAAACTTTCAGCGTATGACGCAGACGGCGACGGCGACTTCGATGTGGAGGACGCCAAAGTACTACTCG ATGAAAAAGAGATCAAAGTTCCTGCTCCCAAAATGGAAAGGCTGAAAAAAG GACTGAAGGAGAGGCCGGTTTCTGTGTTGCTGAGGGAAGCCAAGGAGGATTATGCTGTGAAAGAACCAG ATGCTGCCCCCACTCCGGATGATGATG ctgctgtccctctccctccgATATCGGATGATTTTATCCCAG ATGATAGTAGAGATGAAGCAACACATCCTTATG AGGATGAAAACAATGCCATTGACACGAAAGGAG AATTGGTTGAGAAGGCACAGCCACAGCAGACAGTAG AAGAGTCAAAGCAATACAACAACCAACCAGGCTCCTACAACAACCAACCAGGCTCCCCGGAGACAAAGGAAACag TACAACTGCGATACAATGCAGAGGCTGAATCAGTCCCAGAACCGGAGGCTGACGTGGAACCAGAGGTGGAATCTGTTCCGGAACCGGAGGCTGACGTGGAACCAGAGGTGGAATCTGTTCCGGAACTGGAAGCTGAATTTGTTCCAGAACTGAAAG CCAAAAAGAAGAAGCCCAAACTCCTGAATAAATTTGAGAAAACGATCAAGACGGAGATTGACGCTGCTGAGAAGTTACGTAAAAAG GGGAAAGTGGAAGAGGCTGTCCGGGCTTTTGAAACTCTAGTGCTGCAGTATCCTCAGAGTCCCAGATGTCGCTATGGGAAAGCCCTG GCTGAGGATGGCCTGGCAGAGAAGATGCTCAGCAACGACATGCTGCAGAAGGCCATCGGCACATACAAGGAGGCGTCAGAGCTGCCCAACGCCACACCTGACCTCATCAAGGCCACACTGAAGAAACGGGCTGAGCGTCAGCAGTTCCTCG gTCGTATGAGGGGTGCCTTGGCCACGTTGGAGAAACTGGTACAGATCTTCCCTGAGGACATGGCCCTGAAGAACGATCTGGGCGTGGCCCACCTGCTCATCGGAGACAACAACAGTGCCAAGAGGGTCTACGAGGAG GTGTTGGCCACTGCACCAAGTGACGGCTTTGCTAAAGTCCATTACGGCTTCATCCTCAAATCAGAAAACAAGATCGCAGAGAGCATCCCATTCCTCAGG GATGGTTTGGAATCAGGAGACCCTGGCACAGACGACGGCAGGTTTTACTTCCACCTCGGAGACGCTTTACAGAGAATGGGAGACGACAGT GCCTACAAGTGGTATGAGAGAGGGCACCAGAGAGGTCACTTTGCCTCCGTATGGCAGCGATCTCTTTATAATGTGGACGGTCTCAAAGCCCAGCCATGGTGGACGCCCAAGGACACTGGATATATGGATCTAGTCAAG ACCCTGGAGAGGAACTGGAGGATCATCAGGGACGAGGCCCAGTCTGTGATGGATAAAACCACTGGCCTCTTTGTTCCAGAGGAGGAGAACCTCAGAGAAAAAGGGGAGTGGGGCCAGTTCACCCTCTGGCAGCAAG GCAAGAAGGCAGGGGAGTCCTGCCGCAGTGTTCCAAAGACCTGTGGCCTGTTGGAGCGCTACCCAGAGGCTACAGGCTGCAAGAGAGGACAG ATCAAGTTCTCGGTGATGCAGCCTGGTACTCACGTCTGGCCCCACACGGGGCCCACCAACTGTCGCCTGCGCATGCACCTGGGCCTGGTCATCCCCAAGACGGGCTGCAAGATCAGGTGCACCAACGATACCAG GGCTTGGGAGGAGGGGAAAGTGCTCATCTTTGATGATTCCTTTGAGCATGAGGTGTGGCAGGACGCCGACAGTTACCGGCTCATCTTCATCGTGGACGTGTGGCACCCCGAGCTCACCCAGTACCAACGGCAGACTCTATCCCCCATTTAG
- the LOC110535277 gene encoding aspartyl/asparaginyl beta-hydroxylase isoform X21 — protein MAPRKNFRNQAKKEVKPAAVVNKNGVKVEASVAASGGGFSGTKIFTWFMVLALLGVWSSVAVVWFDLVDYDNVIERAKEFRFNFSEVLQGKLSAYDADGDGDFDVEDAKVLLGLKERPVSVLLREAKEDYAVKEPDDSRDEATHPYEDENNAIDTKGELVEKAQPQQTVEESKQYNNQPGSYNNQPGSPETKETVQLRYNAEAESVPEPEADVEPEVESVPEPEADVEPEVESVPELEAEFVPELKAKKKKPKLLNKFEKTIKTEIDAAEKLRKKGKVEEAVRAFETLVLQYPQSPRCRYGKALAEDGLAEKMLSNDMLQKAIGTYKEASELPNATPDLIKATLKKRAERQQFLGRMRGALATLEKLVQIFPEDMALKNDLGVAHLLIGDNNSAKRVYEEVLATAPSDGFAKVHYGFILKSENKIAESIPFLRDGLESGDPGTDDGRFYFHLGDALQRMGDDSAYKWYERGHQRGHFASVWQRSLYNVDGLKAQPWWTPKDTGYMDLVKTLERNWRIIRDEAQSVMDKTTGLFVPEEENLREKGEWGQFTLWQQGKKAGESCRSVPKTCGLLERYPEATGCKRGQIKFSVMQPGTHVWPHTGPTNCRLRMHLGLVIPKTGCKIRCTNDTRAWEEGKVLIFDDSFEHEVWQDADSYRLIFIVDVWHPELTQYQRQTLSPI, from the exons AGGTGAAGCCTGCAGCAGTGGTGAATAAGAATGGTGTGAAAGTGGAGGCTTCTGTTGCTGCTAGTGGTGGTGGTTTTAGCGGAACAAAGATCTTCACCTGGTTCATGGTGCTGGCCCTGCTGGGGGTTTGGAGCTCTGTGGCCGTGGTGTGGTTTGACCTGGTGGACTACGACAATGTCATCG AGAGAGCAAAGGAATTCCGTTTTAACTTTTCAGAGGTTTTACAAG GTAAACTTTCAGCGTATGACGCAGACGGCGACGGCGACTTCGATGTGGAGGACGCCAAAGTACTACTCG GACTGAAGGAGAGGCCGGTTTCTGTGTTGCTGAGGGAAGCCAAGGAGGATTATGCTGTGAAAGAACCAG ATGATAGTAGAGATGAAGCAACACATCCTTATG AGGATGAAAACAATGCCATTGACACGAAAGGAG AATTGGTTGAGAAGGCACAGCCACAGCAGACAGTAG AAGAGTCAAAGCAATACAACAACCAACCAGGCTCCTACAACAACCAACCAGGCTCCCCGGAGACAAAGGAAACag TACAACTGCGATACAATGCAGAGGCTGAATCAGTCCCAGAACCGGAGGCTGACGTGGAACCAGAGGTGGAATCTGTTCCGGAACCGGAGGCTGACGTGGAACCAGAGGTGGAATCTGTTCCGGAACTGGAAGCTGAATTTGTTCCAGAACTGAAAG CCAAAAAGAAGAAGCCCAAACTCCTGAATAAATTTGAGAAAACGATCAAGACGGAGATTGACGCTGCTGAGAAGTTACGTAAAAAG GGGAAAGTGGAAGAGGCTGTCCGGGCTTTTGAAACTCTAGTGCTGCAGTATCCTCAGAGTCCCAGATGTCGCTATGGGAAAGCCCTG GCTGAGGATGGCCTGGCAGAGAAGATGCTCAGCAACGACATGCTGCAGAAGGCCATCGGCACATACAAGGAGGCGTCAGAGCTGCCCAACGCCACACCTGACCTCATCAAGGCCACACTGAAGAAACGGGCTGAGCGTCAGCAGTTCCTCG gTCGTATGAGGGGTGCCTTGGCCACGTTGGAGAAACTGGTACAGATCTTCCCTGAGGACATGGCCCTGAAGAACGATCTGGGCGTGGCCCACCTGCTCATCGGAGACAACAACAGTGCCAAGAGGGTCTACGAGGAG GTGTTGGCCACTGCACCAAGTGACGGCTTTGCTAAAGTCCATTACGGCTTCATCCTCAAATCAGAAAACAAGATCGCAGAGAGCATCCCATTCCTCAGG GATGGTTTGGAATCAGGAGACCCTGGCACAGACGACGGCAGGTTTTACTTCCACCTCGGAGACGCTTTACAGAGAATGGGAGACGACAGT GCCTACAAGTGGTATGAGAGAGGGCACCAGAGAGGTCACTTTGCCTCCGTATGGCAGCGATCTCTTTATAATGTGGACGGTCTCAAAGCCCAGCCATGGTGGACGCCCAAGGACACTGGATATATGGATCTAGTCAAG ACCCTGGAGAGGAACTGGAGGATCATCAGGGACGAGGCCCAGTCTGTGATGGATAAAACCACTGGCCTCTTTGTTCCAGAGGAGGAGAACCTCAGAGAAAAAGGGGAGTGGGGCCAGTTCACCCTCTGGCAGCAAG GCAAGAAGGCAGGGGAGTCCTGCCGCAGTGTTCCAAAGACCTGTGGCCTGTTGGAGCGCTACCCAGAGGCTACAGGCTGCAAGAGAGGACAG ATCAAGTTCTCGGTGATGCAGCCTGGTACTCACGTCTGGCCCCACACGGGGCCCACCAACTGTCGCCTGCGCATGCACCTGGGCCTGGTCATCCCCAAGACGGGCTGCAAGATCAGGTGCACCAACGATACCAG GGCTTGGGAGGAGGGGAAAGTGCTCATCTTTGATGATTCCTTTGAGCATGAGGTGTGGCAGGACGCCGACAGTTACCGGCTCATCTTCATCGTGGACGTGTGGCACCCCGAGCTCACCCAGTACCAACGGCAGACTCTATCCCCCATTTAG